A stretch of the Streptomyces venezuelae genome encodes the following:
- a CDS encoding FG-GAP repeat domain-containing protein: MTTPHRGRLRLLAAGGVLALAAGALAAAPSTAAPQYRAPGSALARPATASVPESASDAVPRRAGGYPTVVMPERAAPSARVAAAAKPRHDVDGDGISDMIVMEYDQHTAVYLSSIQAWSDYAIHKTDPEGSFKDLLPVGDVGGTTKPELLSLSFDGVLTLYEAGLESTSAPLWSGGGWQSWGIYDQLVGANDVDGDGIGDVLTRTLSGELWFHKGAGDASAPLKARGKVGSGWNTYNVITGSDDADGDGLSDLLARDREGVQYWYKSIGGGKFAAPAYFGRGYERNEFIVGAGTTQLYGKGQNLMTQTDNTLAKYYALANGDYLSPPTNAGTETPGSRNTYATGLNNRNHASYVQNIGSDLYIRGQKVSTAWNYTMMVGPGDLSGDGKGDLLSRDSAGVLWLHPGDGAVYTKLGTRIKVGTGWNAYNALVGAGDYSGDGRTDLLARDTSGRMFLYKGTGSSTAPFAAREQIATGWGVYDMLVVPGDIDGDSKGDVLARLANGEMYLYTSTGNAGTATFTARVKFGTGWNIYKNML, translated from the coding sequence TTGACTACACCGCACCGCGGGCGCCTGCGCCTGCTGGCCGCCGGGGGCGTGCTCGCACTGGCTGCCGGAGCTCTCGCCGCCGCCCCGAGCACTGCGGCCCCGCAGTACCGCGCGCCCGGCTCCGCCCTCGCACGGCCCGCGACCGCCTCGGTACCGGAGTCGGCCTCCGATGCCGTGCCGCGCCGTGCCGGCGGGTACCCGACCGTCGTCATGCCGGAGCGGGCAGCGCCATCCGCGCGGGTGGCTGCCGCCGCCAAGCCGCGGCACGACGTCGACGGCGACGGCATCAGTGACATGATCGTCATGGAGTACGACCAGCACACGGCCGTCTACCTGTCATCGATCCAGGCCTGGAGCGACTACGCGATCCACAAGACCGACCCCGAAGGCTCGTTCAAGGACCTGCTGCCGGTGGGCGATGTCGGCGGCACGACCAAGCCCGAACTGCTCTCCCTCTCCTTCGACGGCGTCCTCACGCTCTACGAGGCCGGTCTGGAGTCCACTTCGGCACCCCTGTGGTCCGGTGGCGGCTGGCAGAGCTGGGGAATCTACGACCAACTCGTGGGCGCCAACGACGTGGACGGCGACGGCATCGGCGACGTCCTCACGCGCACCCTGTCCGGCGAGCTGTGGTTCCACAAGGGCGCCGGCGACGCCTCCGCCCCGCTCAAGGCCCGCGGCAAGGTCGGCTCCGGCTGGAACACGTACAACGTGATCACCGGCTCGGACGACGCCGACGGCGACGGCCTGAGCGACCTGCTCGCCCGCGACCGCGAGGGCGTGCAGTACTGGTACAAGTCGATCGGTGGAGGCAAGTTCGCCGCGCCCGCGTACTTCGGCCGTGGCTACGAACGCAACGAGTTTATTGTCGGCGCGGGCACCACGCAGCTCTACGGCAAGGGTCAGAACCTCATGACCCAGACCGACAACACCCTGGCCAAGTACTACGCCCTGGCCAACGGCGACTATCTGTCGCCGCCGACCAACGCCGGCACCGAGACGCCCGGGTCCCGCAACACGTACGCCACCGGGCTCAACAACCGCAACCACGCCAGCTACGTGCAGAACATCGGCAGCGACCTGTACATCCGCGGCCAGAAGGTCAGCACGGCGTGGAACTACACCATGATGGTCGGCCCCGGTGACCTGTCCGGTGACGGCAAGGGCGACCTGCTCAGCCGCGACTCCGCCGGCGTCCTGTGGCTGCACCCCGGCGACGGGGCGGTGTACACCAAGCTCGGCACGCGGATCAAGGTCGGCACCGGCTGGAACGCCTACAACGCGCTCGTCGGCGCCGGCGACTACTCCGGCGACGGACGGACCGACCTGCTCGCCCGGGACACCTCCGGCCGGATGTTCCTCTACAAGGGCACGGGTTCGTCCACCGCGCCGTTCGCCGCCCGGGAGCAGATAGCCACCGGCTGGGGCGTGTACGACATGCTGGTCGTGCCCGGTGATATCGACGGCGACAGCAAGGGCGACGTGCTCGCCCGCCTCGCGAACGGCGAGATGTACCTGTACACCTCGACGGGCAACGCCGGGACGGCGACCTTCACCGCCCGGGTGAAGTTCGGCACCGGCTGGAACATCTACAAGAACATGCTCTGA